One window from the genome of Mauremys mutica isolate MM-2020 ecotype Southern chromosome 4, ASM2049712v1, whole genome shotgun sequence encodes:
- the LOC123368002 gene encoding natural cytotoxicity triggering receptor 3-like — translation MCRMLPIWLVLLGCFLLQGSEVRVHQPPELRASPGGSVLLNCTFSATPKASKLAGTWVRRAPGGSGELQIYPPPSQLTQLRSRLALDSGRFRHQRDASLHLANLTQHDAGLYRCFIWTSATSSHAGNGTELSVLGEGPGSGVQRWAACGPLGVLAAILLVLHAMVCRECQGLRHRRRYMRSGAQGRDVAGDPGSRPTLGLAGKDGAPRPL, via the exons ATGTGTCGCATGCTGCCCATCTGGCTCGTCCTTCTCGGCTGCTTCCTGCTGCAAGGGTCAG aggtCCGAGTGCACCAGCCGCCGGAGCTGAGGGCCTCACCGGGGGGCTCCGTGCTCCTGAACTGCACCTTCTCCGCCACCCCAAAGGCCTCCAAGCTGGCGGGGACCTGGGTGCGGCGTGCACCCGGcggcagtggggagctgcagaTCTACCCCCCGCCCAGCCAGCTCACCCAGCTGCGCAGCCGCCTTGCCCTGGACTCGGGGCGCTTTCGGCACCAGCGGGACGCGTCCCTGCACCTGGCCAACCTCACCCAGCACGACGCCGGGCTCTACCGCTGCTTCATCTGGACCTCGGCCACCAGCAGCCACGCCGGGAACGGGACCGAACTCAGCGTCCTGGGGGAGGGACCAG GATCCGGGGTGCAGCGCTGGGCAGCCTGTGGCCCCCTGGGAGTCCTGGCGGCCATCCTGCTGGTCCTGCATGCCATGGTGTGCCGGGAGTGCCAGGGCCTGCGGCACCGTCGGAGGTACATGAGGTCTGGTGCCCAGGGACGGGATGTGGCTGGGGACCCGGGCTCACGGCCAACCCTTGGGCTGGCAGGGAAGGACGGAGCCCCCCGACCCCTCTGA